In Nocardia yunnanensis, one DNA window encodes the following:
- a CDS encoding alpha/beta fold hydrolase, translating into MNAIYKSEAGRAAIQDRYRKLVSEWPVPAEHLRLPTREGDTFVLASGPVDAPPVILLHGSGANSSTWRGDIATWAQDFRVYAVDMVGEPGGSAESRPELGTDALALWLDDVLAGLGLSSAAFVGMSLGGWTALDYAIRRPDRVSKLALYCPGGIGKQKFGWIFKNLVDHLFSNHDLRRTAAIVTGLSPTDHAEILDDVSLTFTHFTPRTGKLPIFTDAQLSTLTMPVLVIVGADDRMFKSAETVARAERFIPHATTRILPDVGHAILGQTDAVHEFLRT; encoded by the coding sequence GTGAACGCGATCTACAAGTCCGAGGCCGGCCGCGCCGCCATTCAGGACCGCTACCGGAAACTGGTGAGCGAGTGGCCGGTTCCCGCCGAGCACCTGCGCCTCCCCACCCGCGAGGGCGACACCTTCGTGCTGGCCTCCGGTCCGGTCGACGCCCCGCCGGTGATCCTGCTGCACGGCTCGGGCGCGAACTCCTCCACCTGGCGCGGCGACATCGCCACCTGGGCACAGGATTTCCGCGTCTACGCCGTCGACATGGTCGGCGAACCCGGCGGCAGCGCCGAATCCCGCCCCGAACTCGGCACCGACGCCCTCGCGCTGTGGCTCGACGATGTCCTTGCGGGCCTGGGGCTTTCGTCCGCGGCGTTCGTCGGCATGTCCCTGGGCGGTTGGACCGCACTGGATTACGCGATCCGCCGCCCCGACCGGGTGAGCAAACTGGCCCTCTACTGCCCGGGCGGCATCGGCAAGCAGAAGTTCGGCTGGATCTTCAAAAACCTCGTCGACCACCTGTTCAGCAACCACGACCTGCGCCGCACGGCCGCCATCGTCACCGGCCTCAGCCCCACCGACCACGCCGAGATCCTCGACGACGTCTCCCTGACCTTCACCCACTTCACCCCGCGCACCGGCAAACTCCCGATCTTCACCGACGCCCAGCTGAGCACCCTGACAATGCCGGTGCTGGTCATCGTCGGCGCCGACGACCGCATGTTCAAATCGGCCGAAACCGTCGCCCGCGCAGAACGTTTCATCCCGCACGCCACCACCCGCATCCTCCCCGACGTCGGCCACGCCATCCTCGGCCAGACCGACGCCGTCCACGAGTTCCTCCGCACATAA
- a CDS encoding isocitrate/isopropylmalate dehydrogenase family protein: MSDTDTHVRLGLLEGDGIGPEIVRATRAVVDEAFETTGLAPVEWVTLPLGHDAIAEYGTPVPEQTLAGLAELDAWIMGPHDSAAYAPEHRTGLPPAGAVRKRFGLYANIRPARTLEGVRSVAPAMDLLILRENTEGLYADRNMAVGSGEFQPSREVALAVGVFTRAAIERIAHLGFQIAGERGKKVTIVHKANVLPMTMGMFRDVCYEVAAEYPDVEASDEHVDAAAAHLVRAPGDYDVIVTENLFGDILSDLAGELSGSLGMAGSVNCSDTQIMAQAVHGAAPTLAGHNRANPVALINSAAGMLRWMSRTQRYSALRRVGERIEHSVADTLRAGVATSDLGGLASTSEFTEQVRARLHRW; encoded by the coding sequence ATGAGCGACACCGATACTCATGTCCGCCTGGGCCTGCTCGAGGGCGACGGCATCGGCCCCGAGATCGTGCGCGCCACCCGCGCGGTGGTCGACGAGGCCTTCGAGACCACCGGCCTGGCGCCGGTGGAATGGGTGACGCTGCCGCTGGGACACGACGCCATCGCGGAGTACGGCACCCCGGTGCCGGAGCAGACCCTCGCGGGGCTGGCCGAGCTCGACGCCTGGATCATGGGCCCGCACGACAGCGCCGCCTACGCGCCCGAGCATCGCACCGGTCTGCCGCCGGCGGGCGCGGTCCGCAAACGCTTCGGGCTCTACGCCAATATCCGCCCGGCCCGCACCCTCGAGGGCGTGCGCTCGGTGGCCCCGGCGATGGATCTGCTGATCCTGCGCGAGAACACCGAGGGGCTCTACGCCGACCGCAACATGGCCGTCGGGTCCGGTGAGTTCCAGCCGTCGCGGGAGGTCGCGCTGGCGGTCGGCGTGTTCACCCGCGCCGCCATCGAACGCATCGCGCACCTGGGTTTCCAGATCGCCGGCGAGCGCGGCAAGAAGGTCACCATCGTGCACAAGGCCAATGTGCTGCCGATGACCATGGGCATGTTCCGGGACGTCTGCTACGAGGTGGCTGCGGAGTATCCGGACGTCGAGGCGAGCGATGAGCACGTGGACGCCGCGGCCGCGCATCTGGTGCGCGCGCCCGGCGATTACGACGTGATCGTCACCGAAAACCTGTTCGGCGACATCCTTTCCGATCTGGCCGGCGAGCTGAGCGGTTCGCTCGGCATGGCGGGGTCGGTGAATTGCAGTGACACGCAGATCATGGCCCAGGCCGTGCACGGCGCGGCCCCCACGCTGGCCGGGCACAATCGCGCGAATCCGGTGGCGCTGATCAACTCCGCGGCCGGCATGCTGCGCTGGATGAGCCGCACGCAGCGCTACAGCGCGCTGCGCCGCGTCGGCGAGCGCATCGAACACTCGGTTGCGGATACGTTGCGGGCCGGTGTCGCGACGTCCGATTTGGGTGGGCTAGCATCTACCTCCGAATTCACCGAGCAGGTGCGCGCCCGGCTGCACCGCTGGTGA
- a CDS encoding amino acid ABC transporter permease, protein MSLDNSAAAAASTEPEPIKAIPLRRPGRWIAAAIILISLGLFLWGAKTNEAYHWDTYFKYLSDKRIAQGAVVTLELTVLAMVIGVVLGVGLAVMRLSPNPVLRSVAWAYLWIFRGTPVYVQLVFWGLFPSLYKNIVVGVPFGPSITSFDVQHWSAPFFFAMIGLGLNEAAYMAEIVRAGINSVGEGQREASVALGMSWSQTMTRTVLPQAMRVIIPPTGNELISMLKTTSLVTAIPLTTDLYGRARDIYSINFQPIPLLLVAATWYLLITSVLMIGQYYLERYYARGSSRQLTAKQLRALAQAQVAGGTG, encoded by the coding sequence ATGTCGCTGGACAATTCCGCAGCAGCGGCTGCGAGCACCGAGCCCGAGCCGATCAAGGCGATCCCGCTGCGGCGGCCGGGCCGGTGGATCGCCGCCGCGATCATTCTGATTTCCCTGGGTCTGTTCCTGTGGGGCGCCAAGACCAACGAGGCGTACCACTGGGACACCTACTTCAAATATCTGAGTGACAAGCGCATCGCCCAGGGCGCGGTGGTGACCCTGGAACTGACCGTGCTGGCCATGGTGATCGGCGTGGTGCTGGGTGTGGGCCTGGCCGTCATGCGGCTGTCACCCAACCCGGTGCTGCGTTCGGTGGCGTGGGCGTACCTGTGGATCTTCCGCGGGACCCCCGTCTACGTGCAGCTGGTGTTCTGGGGCCTGTTCCCGTCGCTGTACAAGAACATCGTGGTGGGCGTGCCGTTCGGGCCGTCGATCACGAGCTTCGACGTGCAGCACTGGTCGGCGCCGTTCTTCTTCGCCATGATCGGCCTGGGCCTCAACGAGGCCGCCTACATGGCCGAGATCGTCCGTGCCGGAATCAATTCCGTGGGCGAGGGGCAGCGCGAGGCCTCGGTGGCGCTGGGCATGTCGTGGTCGCAGACCATGACGCGCACCGTGCTGCCGCAGGCCATGCGGGTCATCATCCCGCCGACCGGCAACGAGCTCATCTCCATGCTGAAGACCACCTCGCTGGTGACGGCCATCCCGCTCACCACCGACCTCTACGGCCGGGCCCGCGACATCTACAGCATCAACTTCCAGCCGATCCCGCTGCTGCTGGTCGCCGCCACCTGGTATCTGCTCATCACCAGCGTGCTGATGATCGGGCAGTACTACCTGGAGCGCTACTACGCGCGGGGCTCGTCACGGCAGTTGACGGCAAAGCAGTTGCGCGCCTTGGCACAGGCACAGGTCGCGGGCGGAACGGGATAG
- a CDS encoding ABC transporter substrate-binding protein produces MSVRNSLRGRALRAVIVVAAGALALTACSNNSESSGSDVAKVDVTKVDSIAAKLPADIKSSGKLVVGVNVPYQPNEYRDPSSGKIVGFDVDLMDAVAKVLGLTADYKEADFEKIIPSIEAGTFNVGMSSFTDNKEREATADFVDYFSAGSQWAQQKGKAVDPDNACGKRVAVQRTTVQDTDEIPAKSKACVAAGKPEIQKVAYDEQSAAANALVQGQVDAMSADSPVTAYAIKQAGDKIEAAGKIFDSAPYGWPVKKSSPLAPVLQEAVQHLMDGGQYKKIAENWGVQEGAITKSVINGASS; encoded by the coding sequence GTGTCTGTTCGTAACTCACTCCGTGGGCGTGCCCTACGGGCCGTCATCGTCGTGGCCGCCGGCGCACTCGCGCTCACCGCGTGTAGCAACAACTCCGAGTCCAGCGGCTCCGACGTCGCCAAGGTCGACGTCACCAAGGTCGACTCCATCGCCGCCAAGCTCCCCGCCGACATCAAGTCCTCCGGCAAGCTCGTCGTCGGCGTGAACGTGCCGTATCAGCCCAACGAGTACCGGGATCCCAGCAGCGGCAAGATCGTCGGCTTCGACGTCGATCTGATGGACGCGGTCGCCAAGGTGCTGGGCCTGACGGCGGACTACAAGGAAGCCGACTTCGAGAAGATCATCCCGTCCATCGAAGCGGGCACCTTCAATGTCGGCATGTCCTCGTTCACCGACAACAAGGAGCGCGAGGCCACCGCCGACTTCGTCGACTACTTCTCCGCGGGCAGCCAGTGGGCCCAGCAGAAGGGCAAGGCGGTCGACCCGGACAATGCCTGCGGCAAGCGAGTCGCGGTGCAGCGCACCACCGTTCAGGACACCGACGAGATCCCGGCCAAGTCCAAGGCGTGCGTCGCCGCGGGCAAGCCGGAGATCCAGAAGGTCGCCTACGACGAGCAGTCCGCCGCCGCCAACGCGCTGGTGCAGGGCCAGGTCGACGCCATGTCCGCCGACTCCCCGGTGACCGCGTACGCCATCAAGCAGGCCGGCGACAAGATCGAGGCCGCGGGCAAGATCTTCGACTCCGCGCCCTACGGCTGGCCGGTCAAGAAGAGCTCCCCGCTGGCCCCGGTGCTGCAGGAAGCCGTGCAGCACCTGATGGACGGCGGCCAGTACAAGAAGATCGCCGAGAACTGGGGTGTCCAGGAGGGCGCGATCACCAAGTCCGTCATCAACGGAGCATCGAGCTAA
- a CDS encoding 2-keto-3-deoxygluconate kinase: MTITLDTPTFIAAAPASLRAECIGLTPAEFHDRYCEPTGPVKLSDWTPLGERAGTATLEIADRLRTFVASGSPVAALTSALYDEGYPVEILRFHQRRTPDGMATFIQCEFNGRRGWGAALADDPAESTIRAMIAGINHLGSHF; the protein is encoded by the coding sequence ATGACCATCACACTCGATACACCCACGTTCATCGCCGCTGCCCCCGCGAGCCTGCGGGCCGAATGCATCGGCCTGACCCCCGCCGAGTTCCACGACCGGTACTGCGAGCCCACCGGCCCGGTCAAGCTCAGCGACTGGACCCCGCTCGGCGAACGCGCCGGGACGGCCACCCTCGAAATCGCCGACCGGCTGCGCACCTTCGTCGCGTCCGGCAGCCCGGTGGCGGCGCTCACCTCGGCCCTCTACGACGAGGGCTACCCGGTGGAGATCCTGCGATTCCACCAGCGCCGGACCCCCGACGGCATGGCGACCTTCATCCAGTGCGAGTTCAACGGCCGGCGCGGCTGGGGTGCGGCCCTGGCCGACGACCCGGCCGAATCGACGATTCGCGCCATGATCGCGGGCATCAACCACCTGGGTTCGCACTTCTGA
- a CDS encoding ABC transporter ATP-binding protein — protein sequence MIVNYGRIQALHGISLEVGQGELVTLLGANGAGKTTTMRALSGLLPLTHGRIMFQGRDITRMKAHERVVAGLIQAPEGRGVFPGMTVQENLDMGCHARPFKVKAEYAQTLDWVFELFPRLLERRRQVGGTLSGGEQQMLAIGRALMARPQLLLLDEPSMGLAPMVIQQIFRIIADINAGGTTVLLVEQNAQQALTRSHRAYILETGEVTKTGGGRALLHDPAVKSAYLGVG from the coding sequence ATGATCGTCAACTACGGCAGAATCCAAGCCCTGCACGGCATCTCGCTCGAGGTGGGTCAGGGTGAGCTGGTGACCCTGCTGGGCGCCAACGGCGCGGGCAAGACCACCACCATGCGCGCCCTGTCCGGCCTGCTGCCGCTCACCCACGGGCGCATCATGTTCCAGGGCCGCGACATCACCCGCATGAAGGCGCACGAACGCGTCGTGGCGGGCCTGATCCAGGCGCCCGAGGGCCGCGGTGTCTTCCCGGGCATGACGGTCCAGGAAAACCTCGACATGGGTTGTCACGCAAGACCGTTCAAGGTCAAGGCCGAATACGCCCAGACCCTGGACTGGGTGTTCGAGCTGTTCCCCCGCCTGCTGGAGCGCCGCCGTCAGGTCGGCGGCACCCTCTCCGGCGGCGAGCAGCAGATGCTGGCCATCGGCCGCGCCCTGATGGCCCGCCCGCAGCTGCTGCTGCTCGACGAGCCGTCGATGGGCTTGGCCCCCATGGTGATTCAGCAGATCTTCCGGATCATCGCCGACATCAATGCCGGCGGCACCACGGTCCTGCTGGTCGAGCAGAACGCCCAGCAGGCCCTGACTCGCAGCCACCGCGCCTACATCCTGGAGACCGGCGAGGTCACCAAGACCGGCGGCGGCCGCGCCCTGCTGCACGACCCGGCGGTCAAATCCGCCTACCTGGGCGTCGGCTGA
- a CDS encoding branched-chain amino acid ABC transporter permease: MTDMARSPRTPHKGILPPAWKQDFGPEAPRGRGIGDGIRNWWAGLTRPAQWAVGVPIILVLAIIPLYPPPLLDTPGTSFGGVMAQFAMYALIAIGLNVVVGQAGLLDLGYVGFYAVGAYTVGLLTSPNSPWNQTGGWLSPKWAWLLCVPIAILATAISGLILGTPTLRLRGDYLAIVTLGFGEIVRLLADNLPDITNGSLGLSRIQYPKLGESDSHAGGYFSSGNLGDKHTWNPLDHANSGTWWFWLGMVLVIIVLMFVGNLERSRVGRAWVAIREDEDAAEIMGVPTFKFKLWAFTIGAAIGGLSGALYAGQVQFINPQGFNVINSMLFLCAVVLGGQGNKLGVIVGAFLIVYLPNRFMSVNVGGQSLGDYKYLFFGLTLVVLMIFRPQGLFPARQKLLAYGRQVYRAVRRPAAAQATGAGQ; this comes from the coding sequence ATGACGGACATGGCTCGGTCCCCGCGAACCCCGCACAAGGGCATCCTCCCGCCCGCCTGGAAGCAGGACTTCGGTCCGGAGGCGCCGCGCGGGCGCGGCATCGGCGACGGCATCAGGAACTGGTGGGCGGGGCTGACGCGGCCGGCGCAGTGGGCGGTCGGCGTGCCGATCATCCTGGTGCTGGCCATCATTCCGCTGTATCCGCCGCCGCTGCTGGACACCCCCGGCACCAGTTTCGGCGGTGTCATGGCGCAGTTCGCCATGTACGCGCTCATCGCCATCGGCCTGAATGTCGTTGTCGGACAGGCAGGTCTGCTCGACCTCGGCTACGTCGGCTTCTACGCCGTCGGCGCGTACACCGTCGGCCTGCTCACCAGTCCGAACAGCCCCTGGAACCAGACCGGCGGCTGGCTCAGCCCGAAATGGGCGTGGCTGCTGTGTGTTCCGATCGCGATCCTGGCGACCGCCATCTCGGGCCTCATCCTCGGCACCCCCACGCTGCGCCTGCGCGGCGACTATCTCGCCATCGTCACCCTCGGCTTCGGTGAGATCGTGCGCCTCCTGGCCGACAACCTGCCCGACATCACCAACGGCAGCCTCGGTCTCTCGCGCATCCAGTACCCGAAGCTCGGCGAGTCCGACTCGCATGCCGGCGGCTACTTCTCCTCCGGCAATCTCGGCGACAAGCACACCTGGAATCCCTTGGACCACGCCAACTCCGGCACCTGGTGGTTCTGGCTGGGCATGGTGCTGGTGATCATCGTGCTGATGTTCGTCGGCAATCTGGAGCGCAGCCGCGTCGGCCGCGCCTGGGTGGCGATCCGCGAGGACGAGGACGCCGCGGAGATCATGGGCGTGCCGACCTTCAAGTTCAAGCTGTGGGCGTTCACCATCGGCGCGGCCATCGGCGGGCTGTCCGGCGCGCTGTACGCGGGCCAGGTGCAGTTCATCAATCCGCAGGGCTTCAACGTCATCAACTCGATGCTGTTCCTGTGCGCGGTGGTGCTGGGCGGCCAGGGCAACAAGCTCGGCGTGATCGTCGGCGCGTTCCTGATCGTCTACCTGCCCAACCGATTCATGTCGGTCAATGTCGGCGGGCAGTCGCTGGGCGACTACAAGTACCTGTTCTTCGGTCTCACGCTGGTGGTGTTGATGATCTTCCGGCCACAGGGTCTGTTCCCCGCCCGGCAGAAATTGCTCGCCTACGGGCGACAGGTGTATCGAGCGGTGCGACGGCCGGCGGCCGCGCAGGCGACGGGAGCGGGACAGTGA
- the polA gene encoding DNA polymerase I has protein sequence MSASATGEQQPTLLLLDGHSLAYRAFFALPAENFKTQSGQTTNAVYGFTAMLINLLRDEKPTHVAAAFDVSRKTFRTEAYPEYKANRSTTPDEFKGQVETTQEVLGALGIPVMAIDGYEADDVIATLTTQAVPHGFKVLIVTGDRDALQLVSDDVTVLYPKKGVSELTRFTPAAVEEKYGLTPQQYPDFAALRGDPSDNLPGIPGVGEKTAAKWIREYGDLAALVDQVDKVKGKVGDALRANLSSVVLNRQLTEMVKEVPLPYTPDQLAMQPWDRDKIHRLFDELEFRVLRDRLFDTLAPVEPEAESGFEISGSALAAGAVADWLAEHAKAGVRHGVSVVGNGAPIHGDAQAIALAAADGEGAYIDVHTLTPEDEQALGAWLADPETPKALHEAKTAMHALRGRGWQLGGLTSDTALAAYLILPGQRTFNLEDLSLRYLSRELRVDNAGAAQLSLLDDEEQVDAEVANAQMLRARAVFDLADAFDAELERIESTALLRDMELPLLSVLAELEAAGIAVDSAQLEELQREFADRVAEAANAAYEVIGKQINLGSPKQLQVVLFDELDMPKTKRTKTGYTTDADALEGLYEKTQHPFLQHLLEHRDATRLKVTVDGLLKSVADDGRIHTTFNQTVAATGRLSSTEPNLQNIPIRTDMGRRIRDTFVVGPGAESLMTADYSQIEMRIMAHLSKDAGLIEAFNSGEDLHNFVASKAFDIPISAVDPELRRRIKAMSYGLAYGLSAYGLSQQLKISAEEAKVQMDVYFNRFGAIRDYLRDAVEQARKTGYTETLFGRRRYLPDLDSSNRQRREAAERMALNAPIQGTAADIIKVAMIDTQHAIRDAGLKSRMLLQIHDELVFEVAPGEREQLESLAREHMSQAIELSVPLEVSVGVGRSWDSAAH, from the coding sequence GTGTCCGCGTCCGCCACCGGTGAGCAGCAGCCGACCCTGCTGTTGCTGGATGGGCATTCGCTGGCCTATCGCGCGTTCTTCGCGCTGCCCGCGGAGAACTTCAAGACGCAGAGCGGGCAGACCACCAATGCGGTGTACGGGTTCACGGCGATGCTGATCAACCTGTTGCGCGACGAGAAGCCGACGCATGTGGCGGCGGCGTTCGACGTGAGCCGCAAAACGTTCCGGACCGAGGCGTATCCGGAGTACAAGGCGAATCGCTCGACCACGCCGGACGAGTTCAAGGGGCAGGTGGAGACCACCCAGGAAGTGCTGGGGGCGCTCGGCATTCCGGTCATGGCGATCGACGGGTACGAGGCGGACGATGTGATCGCCACCCTCACCACCCAGGCGGTGCCGCACGGGTTCAAGGTCCTCATCGTCACCGGCGACCGGGACGCGCTGCAGCTGGTCAGCGATGACGTGACCGTGCTCTACCCGAAGAAGGGCGTCTCCGAGCTGACCCGGTTCACCCCGGCGGCGGTGGAGGAGAAGTACGGGCTCACCCCGCAGCAGTACCCGGACTTCGCGGCGCTGCGCGGCGACCCGAGCGACAATCTGCCCGGCATCCCCGGCGTGGGGGAGAAGACGGCGGCCAAGTGGATCCGCGAGTACGGGGATCTGGCCGCGCTGGTCGATCAGGTGGACAAGGTCAAGGGCAAGGTCGGAGACGCGTTGCGCGCCAACCTGTCCAGCGTCGTGCTCAACCGGCAGCTCACCGAGATGGTCAAGGAGGTGCCGCTGCCGTACACGCCGGATCAGCTGGCCATGCAGCCGTGGGATCGCGACAAGATCCACCGGCTGTTCGACGAGCTGGAGTTCCGCGTGCTGCGCGACCGGCTGTTCGACACGCTGGCGCCCGTGGAGCCCGAGGCCGAGTCCGGGTTCGAGATCAGCGGGAGCGCGCTGGCCGCCGGCGCCGTCGCCGACTGGCTCGCCGAGCACGCGAAAGCGGGTGTGCGGCACGGTGTTTCCGTCGTCGGCAACGGCGCGCCGATCCACGGTGACGCCCAGGCCATCGCCTTGGCCGCCGCCGACGGCGAGGGCGCCTACATCGACGTGCACACCCTGACCCCCGAGGACGAGCAGGCGCTGGGCGCCTGGCTCGCCGACCCGGAGACCCCGAAGGCGTTGCACGAGGCCAAGACCGCCATGCACGCGCTGCGCGGGCGTGGCTGGCAGCTGGGCGGGCTCACCAGTGACACCGCGCTGGCGGCGTATCTGATCCTGCCGGGGCAGCGCACCTTCAACCTGGAGGATCTGTCGCTGCGCTACCTGAGCCGGGAGCTGCGCGTCGACAATGCCGGTGCGGCCCAGTTGTCGCTGCTCGACGACGAGGAGCAGGTCGACGCCGAGGTCGCCAATGCCCAGATGCTGCGCGCCCGTGCGGTTTTCGATCTCGCCGACGCCTTCGACGCCGAGTTGGAGCGCATCGAGTCCACCGCGTTGCTGCGGGACATGGAGCTGCCGCTGCTGAGCGTGCTGGCCGAACTGGAGGCCGCGGGCATCGCGGTCGACTCCGCGCAACTGGAGGAATTGCAGCGCGAGTTCGCAGACCGGGTCGCCGAAGCCGCCAACGCCGCCTACGAGGTGATCGGCAAGCAGATCAACCTCGGCTCGCCCAAGCAGCTGCAGGTGGTGTTGTTCGACGAGCTCGACATGCCGAAGACCAAGCGCACCAAGACCGGCTACACCACCGACGCGGACGCGCTCGAGGGCCTCTACGAGAAGACCCAGCACCCGTTCCTGCAGCATCTGCTCGAGCATCGCGACGCCACCCGGCTGAAGGTGACCGTCGACGGCCTGCTCAAGTCGGTCGCCGACGACGGCCGCATCCACACCACCTTCAATCAGACGGTGGCGGCCACGGGCCGGCTGTCCTCGACCGAGCCGAACCTGCAGAACATTCCGATCCGCACCGATATGGGCCGCCGCATTCGCGACACCTTCGTCGTGGGCCCCGGCGCCGAATCGCTCATGACGGCCGACTACAGCCAGATCGAAATGCGCATCATGGCCCACCTGTCCAAGGACGCCGGCCTGATCGAGGCGTTCAACTCCGGGGAGGACCTGCACAATTTCGTCGCCTCCAAGGCGTTCGACATCCCCATCTCCGCGGTCGATCCGGAACTGCGCCGCCGCATCAAGGCCATGTCCTACGGCCTGGCCTACGGGCTGTCGGCCTACGGCCTGTCGCAGCAGTTGAAGATCAGCGCCGAAGAGGCGAAGGTCCAGATGGACGTCTACTTCAACCGTTTCGGCGCCATCCGTGACTACCTGCGCGACGCCGTCGAGCAGGCCCGCAAGACCGGCTACACCGAAACGCTTTTCGGCCGCCGCCGCTACCTGCCCGATCTGGACTCCAGCAACCGGCAGCGGCGCGAGGCGGCGGAACGCATGGCACTCAACGCCCCCATTCAGGGCACCGCCGCCGACATCATCAAGGTCGCCATGATCGACACCCAGCACGCGATCCGCGACGCCGGCCTGAAATCCCGCATGCTGCTGCAGATCCACGACGAACTCGTCTTCGAGGTCGCCCCCGGTGAGCGCGAGCAACTGGAATCCCTTGCCCGCGAACACATGTCCCAGGCCATCGAGCTCTCGGTGCCGCTGGAGGTCTCGGTCGGCGTCGGCCGCAGCTGGGACTCGGCCGCCCACTGA
- a CDS encoding helix-turn-helix domain-containing protein, which produces MTDRLYSVDEVADRLGLRVRTVRGYVRDGKLPATRIGKQYRINQADLEAFTGSPAPDAVRESVARHRHSEVSSIVEVDAVDQTTADRVSTLLTGTAGNRFANDQPLRVQTFYDRERARLKVILVGGLGDTARLLEYMEGVLAS; this is translated from the coding sequence GTGACAGATCGTCTCTACTCCGTCGATGAAGTCGCGGACCGCCTCGGCCTGCGCGTGCGCACCGTCCGCGGCTACGTCCGCGACGGCAAGCTGCCCGCCACCCGCATCGGCAAGCAGTACCGCATCAATCAGGCCGACCTGGAGGCTTTCACCGGCTCACCCGCACCCGATGCCGTCCGCGAATCGGTTGCCCGCCACCGTCATTCGGAGGTCTCGAGCATCGTGGAGGTGGATGCTGTGGACCAGACCACCGCGGACCGCGTCAGCACGCTGCTGACCGGCACCGCCGGCAACCGTTTCGCCAACGACCAGCCCCTGCGGGTGCAGACCTTCTACGACCGCGAACGCGCCCGCCTGAAGGTCATTCTCGTCGGCGGCCTGGGCGATACCGCCCGGCTGCTGGAATACATGGAAGGAGTTCTCGCGTCGTGA
- a CDS encoding amino acid ABC transporter ATP-binding protein, which produces MVKADRVAKSFGALQVLKGITLEVKRGEVLCLIGPSGSGKSTFLRCINHLEQVNAGRLYVDGDLVGYREKNGKLYELHPREAAKQRRDIGMVFQHFNLFPHRTVLENIIEAPTQVKKLKKADAVTRAKELLDRVGLADKADAYPAQLSGGQQQRVAIARALAMDPKLMLFDEPTSALDPELVGEVLGVMRELAASGMTMVVVTHEMGFAREVADQLVFMDGGVVVESGNPREVLANPQHDRTKAFLSRIL; this is translated from the coding sequence ATGGTCAAGGCCGACCGGGTGGCCAAGAGTTTCGGTGCGCTGCAGGTGCTCAAGGGCATCACCCTCGAGGTGAAGCGCGGTGAGGTGCTGTGCCTGATCGGTCCGTCCGGCTCGGGCAAGTCCACCTTCCTGCGCTGCATCAACCACCTCGAGCAGGTCAATGCCGGGCGGCTCTACGTGGACGGCGATCTCGTCGGCTACCGCGAGAAGAACGGCAAGCTCTACGAACTGCATCCGCGCGAGGCCGCCAAACAGCGCCGCGATATCGGCATGGTGTTCCAGCACTTCAACCTGTTCCCGCATCGCACGGTGCTGGAGAACATCATCGAGGCGCCGACCCAGGTCAAGAAGCTCAAGAAGGCCGACGCCGTCACCCGTGCCAAGGAGTTGCTGGACCGAGTCGGCTTGGCGGACAAGGCCGATGCCTATCCCGCCCAGCTCTCGGGCGGCCAGCAGCAGCGCGTGGCGATCGCGCGAGCGCTCGCCATGGATCCGAAGCTGATGCTGTTCGACGAGCCGACCTCGGCGCTCGACCCGGAACTGGTCGGCGAAGTCCTCGGTGTCATGCGGGAATTGGCGGCCTCGGGCATGACCATGGTGGTGGTGACCCACGAAATGGGCTTCGCCCGTGAGGTCGCCGATCAGCTGGTGTTCATGGACGGCGGCGTCGTGGTCGAATCCGGCAACCCCCGCGAGGTCCTGGCCAACCCCCAGCACGACCGCACGAAAGCCTTCCTCTCGCGCATCCTCTAG
- the trxA gene encoding thioredoxin codes for MATQTLTEQNFDEVVTGNDVVLVDFWASWCGPCRSFAPTFEKSSETHPDVVHGKVDTEDQQGLAAAANIRSIPTIMAFREGVLVFAQPGALPPAALEDLVTQVKALDMDEVRKQIAEQESK; via the coding sequence ATGGCCACCCAGACCCTGACCGAACAGAACTTCGACGAGGTTGTCACCGGAAACGACGTCGTTCTCGTCGATTTCTGGGCCTCGTGGTGCGGCCCGTGCCGAAGCTTCGCGCCCACCTTCGAGAAGTCGTCCGAGACGCATCCGGATGTGGTGCACGGCAAGGTGGACACCGAGGATCAGCAGGGCTTGGCCGCCGCCGCGAACATCCGCTCGATTCCGACCATCATGGCCTTCCGCGAGGGCGTGCTCGTGTTCGCGCAGCCCGGCGCGCTGCCCCCGGCCGCGCTCGAGGATCTGGTCACCCAGGTGAAGGCCCTCGATATGGACGAGGTCCGCAAGCAGATCGCCGAGCAGGAATCGAAGTAG